From a single Equus asinus isolate D_3611 breed Donkey chromosome 2, EquAss-T2T_v2, whole genome shotgun sequence genomic region:
- the LOC106841103 gene encoding olfactory receptor 13A1-like produces the protein MAADNRTAVEEFVLQSFSQDPGLRGLFLALFLPLYLGALAGNMLIVVAISLHPGLHTPMYFFLTNLAVLDIVCTSTVLPRLLENLVEKGGTISYGGCMTQLFFLMWFLGAELLLLMLMAYDRYVDICRPLHYRRLMSWPVCALLADGVWTVSAFSTSVLTGLMTRLSFCGPNQIRHFLCEVPTLLLLSCSPTTLNDIMIVIADVYFGVVNFLLTLASYGCIIASILRVRSAAGRRRAFSTCSSHLLVVTLCYSTVVYTSILPGSGSSMENGKVVALLYTAVSPTLNPLIYSLRNKDVKVALRRVLPASGKGRERPRWNLQVSTS, from the coding sequence ATGGCCGCAGACAACCGCACGGCTGTGGAAGAGTTTGTCCTGCAGAGCTTCTCACAGGACCCTGGGCTGCGGGGTCTCTTCTTGGCCTTGTTCCTCCCCCTGTACCTAGGGGCTCTCGCAGGAAACATGCTCATTGTCGTGGCCATCAGCCTGCACCCGGGCCTCCACACCCCGATGTACTTCTTCCTCACCAACCTGGCCGTCCTGGACATTGTCTGCACGTCGACTGTTCTCCCCAGATTGCTGGAGAACCTGGTGGAGAAGGGAGGCACCATCTCCTATGGGGGCTGCATGACCCAGCTCTTCTTCCTGATGTGGTTTCTGGGGGCCGAGCTCCTGCTGCTCATGctcatggcctatgaccgctacgtGGACATCTGCCGCCCGCTGCACTACCGCAGGCTGATGAGCTGGCCCGTGTGCGCCCTGCTGGCGGACGGCGTGTGGACGGTCAGTGCATTCAGCACCTCTGTGCTCACTGGCCTGATGACAAGGCTGAGTTTCTGTGGCCCTAATCAGATCCGTCACTTTCTGTGTGAAGTCCCCACGCTGCTGCTGCTCTCCTGCAGCCCAACGACCCTGAATGACATCATGATCGTCATCGCAGACGTCTACTTTGGCGTGGTCAACTTCCTGCTCACCCTGGCGTCCTACGGCTGCATCATCGCCAGCATCCTGCGCGTCCGCTCGGCTGCAGGCCGGCGGCgggccttctccacctgctcctcgcACCTCCTGGTGGTCACCTTGTGCTACTCCACCGTCGTCTACACCTCCATCCTCCCGGGCTCTGGCTCCTCCATGGAAAACGGCAAAGTGGTTGCCTTGCTGTACACAGCAGTCAGCCCCACCCTGAACCCCCTCATCTACTCTCTGCGGAACAAGGACGTCAAAGTGGCCCTCAGGAGGGTGCTTCCTGCGTCCGGCAAAGGAAGGGAAAGGCCCAGGTGGAATTTGCAGGTGTCAACCAGCTAA